The window CCTCAGTGCGTGGTCATCCGTCGGCCAGTCTCGCATTCGCACAGGTCGGAACGTGTGCGCGGGCTCTTGACGGCGTACCCGCCTGTCACGACCATGACCAGGCCCAGTCCGAGATCGTCACGAGCCCGGCGAGGAGTCGATCACGTGACCCTGGTGACCGCGACGAGGCGGTCGAAGCAGCCGGTGCCGCTCGACCGCGGGGCCTGGTTCCTGGTGCTGCCCGCGCTGATCCCGATCCTGCTGCTCAGCGTCGGTCCGCTGCTGTACGGGATCCTGCTGGCGTTCACCGACTCGCAGTCGGGGCGCACCGAGCCCACCCAGTGGATCGGCGGTCTCAACTTCCGGGATCTGTTGCAGGACACCCTGTTCTGGGAGTCGTTCCGCATCGGCCTGGTCTGGGCCGTCGGAGTCACCGTGCCGCAGTTCCTGCTCGCGCTCGGGCTCGCCCTGCTGCTCAACCAGGACCTCAAGCTGCGCTGGGCGGCCCGCGCCCTCGCGATCGTCCCGTGGGCCATGCCGGAGGTCGTGGTCGGGGTGATGTGGCGGCTGGTCTACAACCCGGACGCCGGCATCCTCAATGAGACGCTCCGGGATCTGGGGTTCGGCGACGGCCGTGACTGGCTCGCCGGGCTCGCCACCGCCCTGCCCGCCGTCATCGTGGTCGGCGTCTGGGCGGGGATGCCGACCACGACCGTCGCCCTGCTCGCCGGCCTCCAGAACACACCGCGCGAACTCCACGAGGCCGCGGCCATGGACGGCGCCGGAGCCTGGCGCCGCTTCTGGACCGTCACCTGGCCCGCGCTCAGACCCGTCGCCCTCGCGATCACGGCGCTCAACCTGATCTGGAACTTCAACTCCTTCGCCCTGGTCTACGTCCTGACCAGCGGCGGTCCCGGCGGCCGCACCCGGCTGCCGATGCTCTTCGCCTACGAAGAGGCCTTCCGCTACGGGCAGTTCGGCTACGCCGCGGCGATGGGATGCGTGATGGTCGCCCTGATCTCGGTCCTGCTCGCCCTTTTCCTCGTCGGCCGGCTCAGGGGAGGGGACGAGTCATGAGGACCCGCACCACCGCCCGCATCGGCCAGTACGCCGCCCTGCTCACCTATCTCGTCTTCCTCGCCTTCCCCTTCCTCTGGCTGATCTCCACCGCCTTCAAACCGCCCCGCGAGCTCGGCAGCCTGCACCCCACCTGGATCCCCGAGAACCCCACCCTGGACAACTTCCGCCAGGCCTTCGACGAACAGCCGCTCCTGGAAGCCGCGTCGAACTCCCTGATCGCCGCCCTCTCGGCCGCGCTGATCGCCGTAGCCATCGCGACCCCCATGGCCTACGTCATGGCCCGGCACCGCACCCGCCTCGCGCGCGCCGCGACCGGCTGGGTCGTGGTCAGCCAGGCCTTCCCGCTGGTCCTGGTGATCATCCCGCTGTTCCTGGTGCTGAAGAACCTGCGGCTGATCGACTCGCTCCTCGGCCTGATCCTGGTGTACGTGGTGTGGGCGCTGCCGTTCGCGCTGTGGATGCTCGTCGGATACGTCCGGGCCGTGCCGACCGAACTGGAGGAGGCGGCGGCCGTCGACGGGGCCGGGCGGCTGCGCACGCTGGTCTCGGTGACCGCGCCCCTGCTCGCGCCGGGCATCGTGGCGACAGGCCTGTTCGCCTTCGTCACCGCCTGGAACGAGTTCTTCTTCGCGCTGGTCCTGCTGAAGACCCCGGAGAAACAGACCCTGCCGGTGATCCTCACCCACTTCATCGGCGCGGAGGGCGTCGCCGACCTCGGCCCGCTGGCCGCGGCCGCCTTCCTCGCCACCCTGCCCTCACTGGTCGTCTTCGCGATCGTCCAACGCCGCATCACGGGCGGCATGCTCGCCGGGGCGGTGAAGAACTGATGCGCGCACGCTGGATCGTCGTACTCCTACTGCTCCTCGCGGGCTGCACCGGCGGCGGTGACACCGACGACGGCCGGATCACCCTCCGCTTCCAGTCCCTCGCCTGGCAGGAGGAGTCCGTCGCGGCCAACAAGGAACTCGTCGAGGAGTGGAACGCCGGCCATCCCGAGGTCAAGGTCGAGTATGTCCAGGGCAGTTGGGACAGCGTTCACGACCAGTTGCTCACCTCCTTCGAGGGCGGCGAGGCACCGGACATCGTCCACGACGCCTCCGACGATCTCGCCGACTTCGCCTACGGCGGCCATCTCGCCGACCTGACCGACCTGCTGCCCGAGCGCCTCAAGTCGGACATCCCGCAGCGCAGTTGGCAGACGACGACCTTCGGCGACGGCATCTACGGCGTGCCGTTCCTCCAGGAGCCGCGCGTGCTCATCGCCAACGCCACCTGGCTGAAGGAGTCCGGCGTACGCATCCCCACGCCCGAACAGCCCTGGAGCTGGGGGGAGTTCCGGCAGATCACCGAGGAGTTGAGTGGTGACGGCAGGTACGGCGTGGCCTGGCCGCTGAAGGAACCCGTGTCCGCCACGCTCAACCTCTCCCTGTCGGCCGGCGGACAGCTCTTCCACCGGGATGCCGACGGCAAGGTCGAGATCCGCTTCGAGGGTCCCGACGAGGTGGTCCCGAAGACGATTCACGACCAGGTCAACACCGATGCCAGCGCGTCCGGTTCGACCCTCGGCAGCGGCGGCTCGGACACCCTGCCCGGCTTCTTCGGCGGCCGGTACGCGATGGTCCCGCTCGGCTTCTCCTACCGCCAGCAGATCGTGCAGCAGGCCCCGGAGGGCTTCGACTGGCAGGTGCTGCCCGCACCTGCGGGCGCGGACGGGCTCACCCAGGGCGTCAGCCCGCAGACGCTCTCCATCGCCGAGGACAGCCCGCACAAGAAGCAGGCGGCCGAGTTCATCGACTTCCTGCTGCGGCCCGAGAACATGGTCCGGCTCGCCCTCGGTGACTGGATGCTGCCCACCGGCACCGAGGCCCTCAAGGAGCCGGCCCTGCACACCGCCGAGCACGACTGGGCGACCGGCACGGCCCTCGCCGCCCATCTGCGCTCCGCGCCCGCCCAGTCCGTACGCGGCTACCCGGAGTGGAAGGACAAGGTCGCCACCCCCGCCCTCCAGGAGTACTACAGCGGGGCGATCGGACTCGACGAGCTGCGCGAGCGCCTTGAGGAGGACGGGAACCTGGTCCTCGCCCGCTACCAGCGGTGACGGGTTACTCGGGAGCCCCGTGGGCCGTACATAGATTTGAGTTGCACGAGACGTCTCGTCTCGCATAGTCTCGATCGTATGACCTCACCCGCGCATATCGCCATGTTCTCCATCGCCGCCCATGGCCACGTGAACCCGAGCCTCGAAGTGATCCGTGAACTCGTCGCGCGCGGGCACCGGGTCACCTACGCGATCCCGCCCGTGTTCGCCGACAAGGTCGCCGAGACCGGCGCCGAGCCGAAGCTGTGGAACTCCACCCTGCCCGGACCCGGCGCCGACCCGGAGGCCTGGGGCAGCACCCTGCTGGACAATGTCGAGCCGTTCCTCGCCGACGCCATCCAGGCGCTGCCCCAGCTCATCGAGGCCTACGACGGCGACGAACCGGACCTCGTCCTGCACGACATCACCGCCTACCCGGCCCGTGTCCTCGCCCACCGCTGGGGCGTGCCCTGTATCTCGCTCTCGCCGAACCTCGTCGCCTGGGAGGGCTATGAGGAGGAGGTCGCCGAGCCGATGTGGGCGGAGCCGAAGAAGACCGAGCGGGGGAAGGCCTACTACGCCCACTTCCAGGCCTGGTTGGCGGAGAACGGGATCACGCAGCATCCGGATTTGTTCGCGGGCCGCCCCGACCGCTCCCTGGTGCTGATTCCGAAGGTGTTGCAGCCGAACGCCGACCGGGTGGACGAGAGCGTGTACTCCTTCGTCGGCGCCTGCCAGGGCGACCGCAGCGCCGAGGGCGACTGGCAGCGGCCCGTCGGCGCCGAGAAGGTCGTGCTCGTCTCGCTCGGCTCGTCCTTCACCAAGCAGCCCGCCTTCTACCGGGAGTGCGTCAAGGCCTTCGGCGAGCTGCCGGGCTGGCATCTGGTGCTCCAGATCGGCAAGCAGGTGGACCCGGCCGAGCTGGGGGACGTACCGGCCAATGTCGAAGTGCGCTCCTGGGTACCGCAGTTGGCCGTTCTGAAGGAGGCCGACCTGTTCGTCACCCACGCCGGCGCGGGCGGCAGCCAGGAGGGGATGGCCACCGCCACCCCGATGATCGCCGTACCGCAGGCCGTGGACCAGTTCGGCAACGCGGATGTGCTCCAGGGGCTCGGTGTCGCCCGGCATCTGCCCACCGAGGAGGCCACCGCCGAGGCCCTGCGCGAGGCCGCGCTCGCTCTCGTCGACGACCCGGAGGTCGCCCGGCGCCTGAAGGAGATCCAGGCGGAAATGGCCGAGGAGGGCGGCACGCGGCGGGCGGCCGACCTCATCGAGGCCGAAATCCCGCTCCAGTAAAGGGACTTCCGCTTTCTGGAAAGAGTTGAGGGCCCGTCGGTTCCCCCGTGAACCGACGGGCCCTCGTGTCATGCGGTCAGAAACAGACCGGGGTCAGACGGGAACCCGCTCCCCCTCGTCGTCCCGCGCCTGCCGGGTGACCGCCTCCGGAGCCTCGTCGTGCGTGAGGTCCGGCAGTCGGTTCAGCCACTTCGGCAGATACCAGTTGCGCTCGCCCAGCAGCGCCATGACCGCCGGGAGCAGCACACCCCGGATGATCGTCGCGTCGATGAGCACCGCGGCCGCGAGGCCGACGCCCATCTGCTTCATCGACTGCATGGACAGCGTGCCGAAGATCGCGAACACGGCGACCATGATGACCGCGGCGCTGGTGACGACACCCGCGGTGGTGACCACCCCGTGCTTGATCGCCTCGTTCGTCGTACGGCCCTTCAGCCGCGCCTCGCGGATCCGGGAGACCACGAACACGTGGTAGTCCATCGACAGGCCGAACAGGATCACGAAGAGGAACAGCGGCAGCCAGCTGATGATGGCGCCGACGCCCTCCGCGCCCACCAGGGACGCGCCCCAGCCGTGCTGGAAGATCGCGACCAGGATGCCGTACGCAGCGGCCACCGAGAGCAGGTTGAGCGCGATCGAGGTGATCGCGATCGTCAGCGAGCGGAAGGACAGCAGCATCAGCAGGAAGGCGAAGACCACGACGAACGCGAAGACCGGGACGACCGCTCCGGCCAGCTGGTCGTTGAAGTCATGGCTGCCCGCGACCTGTCCGGTGATCGGCGCCTCGAGGCCGTCGACCTTGCCGAGGGTGGCCGGACGGACCTCGTCGCGCAGCTTCTCCAGGTTCTCGCCCGCCTTGTCGAGGTCGGAGCCGCCGACCAGCGGGACGTAGACGAAGGCGAGGTTCTGCGCGTCGTGCAGCTTGATCTCGACCGGGCCGCGCGAGGCACCCGAGTCCACGGCCTCCTTCTTGAAGTCGGCGAGGGCGCCCTGCACTTCGGCGGAGTTGATGTCGTCCGCCTTGACGACCACCTCGGCCGGCTCGGAGCCGCCGGGGAAGGCGTCGTTGACGCGGTTGTAGGTCTGCACGATGGGCAGCGAGTCGCCGAAC of the Streptomyces sp. NBC_00287 genome contains:
- a CDS encoding carbohydrate ABC transporter permease; translated protein: MTLVTATRRSKQPVPLDRGAWFLVLPALIPILLLSVGPLLYGILLAFTDSQSGRTEPTQWIGGLNFRDLLQDTLFWESFRIGLVWAVGVTVPQFLLALGLALLLNQDLKLRWAARALAIVPWAMPEVVVGVMWRLVYNPDAGILNETLRDLGFGDGRDWLAGLATALPAVIVVGVWAGMPTTTVALLAGLQNTPRELHEAAAMDGAGAWRRFWTVTWPALRPVALAITALNLIWNFNSFALVYVLTSGGPGGRTRLPMLFAYEEAFRYGQFGYAAAMGCVMVALISVLLALFLVGRLRGGDES
- a CDS encoding carbohydrate ABC transporter permease, which produces MRTRTTARIGQYAALLTYLVFLAFPFLWLISTAFKPPRELGSLHPTWIPENPTLDNFRQAFDEQPLLEAASNSLIAALSAALIAVAIATPMAYVMARHRTRLARAATGWVVVSQAFPLVLVIIPLFLVLKNLRLIDSLLGLILVYVVWALPFALWMLVGYVRAVPTELEEAAAVDGAGRLRTLVSVTAPLLAPGIVATGLFAFVTAWNEFFFALVLLKTPEKQTLPVILTHFIGAEGVADLGPLAAAAFLATLPSLVVFAIVQRRITGGMLAGAVKN
- a CDS encoding ABC transporter substrate-binding protein, yielding MRARWIVVLLLLLAGCTGGGDTDDGRITLRFQSLAWQEESVAANKELVEEWNAGHPEVKVEYVQGSWDSVHDQLLTSFEGGEAPDIVHDASDDLADFAYGGHLADLTDLLPERLKSDIPQRSWQTTTFGDGIYGVPFLQEPRVLIANATWLKESGVRIPTPEQPWSWGEFRQITEELSGDGRYGVAWPLKEPVSATLNLSLSAGGQLFHRDADGKVEIRFEGPDEVVPKTIHDQVNTDASASGSTLGSGGSDTLPGFFGGRYAMVPLGFSYRQQIVQQAPEGFDWQVLPAPAGADGLTQGVSPQTLSIAEDSPHKKQAAEFIDFLLRPENMVRLALGDWMLPTGTEALKEPALHTAEHDWATGTALAAHLRSAPAQSVRGYPEWKDKVATPALQEYYSGAIGLDELRERLEEDGNLVLARYQR